CAGTCAGGATCCAGAGCCCGATCAATTACATAAATATTTGACTACTCATTTTCCGGGAGCGGAGTATCATAGTGCCTATGAGGCAGGATTCAGTGGTTTTTGGGCTCATGACAGATTGCTTTCTCTTGGCATCCATTCGATAGTAGTTAATCCTAGCGATATCCCTACTACAGATAAAGAAAAGCGGCAAAAAGAGGATAAACGGGACAGTCGAAAGATTGCTCGTAGTTTACGGAATGGAGAATTAACTCCGATACGTATTCCTTCGAAGAAAAATAGAGAAGACCGCTCATTACTTCGAGTGAGGAAGGCTGTATTGAAAGATTTACAGAGGAATAAGAACCGAATAAAAGGATTGCTATTCTTTTATGGCATTGAATTTCCTGAACGCTTTAAAAATAATACTTCTCATTGGTCTAATGCCTTTATGGAATGGTTGGAGCGTTTATCATTCGTAGAAAATAGTGGCAAGGATAGTCTTCAGTTTTTGATCAACATAAGTAAGTATCAAAGGAGCCAGCTTTTAGAAATTACCAGAAAGATCAAGAACCTTTCACGGTCATC
Above is a genomic segment from Verrucomicrobiota bacterium containing:
- a CDS encoding IS110 family transposase, with the translated sequence MHRQDNTVTFEWEKIYAGIDVHKSNWKVSIIGEHLTHKTFSQDPEPDQLHKYLTTHFPGAEYHSAYEAGFSGFWAHDRLLSLGIHSIVVNPSDIPTTDKEKRQKEDKRDSRKIARSLRNGELTPIRIPSKKNREDRSLLRVRKAVLKDLQRNKNRIKGLLFFYGIEFPERFKNNTSHWSNAFMEWLERLSFVENSGKDSLQFLINISKYQRSQLLEITRKIKNLSRSSYYAEDVALLCSVPGVGLLTSMTWLTELESMSKYEKLDHLCSYIGMVPSTHSSSDKERVGNITPRGKKQLRSLLVESAWIAARKDPALMKKYNQLCVRMKPNEAIIRIAKCLISRMRYVLINREKYKILTNS